From the Bacillota bacterium genome, the window TTGCTAAAATCGGGAGGCAGATCTAATGAAAAGATTGGTTGGGAAAGTTGCCCTGGTTACCGGAGCCGGACGGGAAAAGGGAATTGGTTTTACCTGCGCCCGGCGTTTGGCTGAAGAAGGCGCTTCAGTAGCTTTGGCCGACCTGGCCGTATTGTCAGAACAGGGCAGGGGTAGTGACGAAACTGAAAACCAGTTATATGATCTGACTGAGATAATCAGTGATATGGGTGTTGGAGCGCTGGCCATAGAGGTTGATGTAACCGATCCTGATTCCGTACAGAAAATGATCGAACAAGTAAAGGACAAATTCGGACGTCTTGATATACTGGTGAATAATGCCGGGACAATAATCGACCCTGCACCGCTGGCTCTCACTGATCCGGAAGCCTGGAGAAAAACGATTGAAGTGAACCTGACGGGAACCATGCTCTGCTGCCGGGCGGCCGCACCGTTGATGATGTGTAACGAGGAAGGCGGAAAAATTATCAACATGTCTTCACGGGCAGCTCGCAGCGGGGCAATCTGGATGCATGCATACTGCGCATCGAAAGCGGGAGTGATCGGTTTAACCCGTTCTATGTCTCTTGAGCTGGCTCCCTTTAAAATTTGTGTCAATGCCTTATGTCCCGGAGAAATCGATACTGAGATGAAACGGTGGGGTTGGGGTAAGGAAGCCACGATAAAAGGCAAAACTGTAGAAGAGATAGCCGATGAAGCAGCAAAAGCTACCCCGCTGGGCAGGGTTGGCACTGCTGAAGATGTTGCCGCTGCAGTAGCTTTTTTTGCCTCCCCCGATGCTGACTATATGACCGGAGAGATTTTGAATATTACAGGTGGAAACGGAATACGTCCTCTACTTTAGAAATCTTTAAATAAATTGCCCGGTAGTTTATCCAGGAGATAAGATACCCAAAGTGAGCAGGAGGTTTTTCATGAGTTTTTACAGGGAAATCAGCAGCCTCTTGAAAGAAGGAAAACCGTCAGTACTGGTTACAGTAATCTCCAGTGATAAAAATTATGATTTAATCGGCAAGCAGTTGGTGATCAGCGAAGGTAAGATTTTGTACAGTAATGTTAATCAAATGCTGGCCGAAGTGATCTATCAAATAGTTTCGCCAATCGCCGAAGGCGGAGAAAATTTCACACTCAAAACAGAGCTACCCTCCGGTGATCAGATAGAAGTATTTATCCATGCTTATTCGCCCCATCCCCGCTTGATAATTCTAGGAGGCGGCCATATTGGGGCTGCTCTCTGCCGGATCGCCTCCAATCTCGATTTTGAAATTATTCTTATCGATGATCGGCCTGCCTTTGCTTCCCGGGAACTGCATCCTCATGCCCACCGGTTGATCTGCGAACACTTTGGCGATGCCCTTGACTCTATTGAATCGACTTTCGCCGATTACATTGTGATTGTAACCAGGGGTCATAAACATGACCGGTATTGCCTGGAGAAATCGCTGGGGCGGAAAGCGGCATATATCGGTATGATCGGCAGTAAGAGCAGGGTGCGTGCCCAGCTCAACGAATTAAGAGAATTAGGGTATACGGAAGAAGAGCTTTCCCGGGTTCATTCTCCCATCGGCCTGCCCATCGGCGCGGTCAGTGAAGGAGAAATTGCCATCAGCATACTGGCCGAGATAATACAGGAAAGAAGAAGCACAAGCAGTGATGAAGCGATCCAACAGGATATCCTTCAAGAGCTGGTTCGCATCGAAGAAGACAAACAGAAAGCGGCCCTGGTAACCCTGGTTAAAACTCTCGGTTCAACACCCAGAAAAACAGGATCACAACTTCTGATTTTTCCTGATGGTTCGCTAAAGGGAACTATAGGTGGGGGTTGTTCGGAAGCCGGAGTAAGGCAGGAAGCTCTCACCCGTTTGGATCATCAAGAGCAGGGAGTTATGCGCCTTGATTTAACCGGGGATGTAGCCGCAGATGAAGGAATGGCCTGTGGAGGGATTATGGAAATCTTTATCGAACTGCTACCATAAATATAGCCAGGGTAATTATATGATAAAGGAGTATTAAAATGACCGAAAAAGCCAAACCAGCTATTTCATTCTTTTCGAAAATTAGATTTCTTCGCCAGTCAAGAGCACTCATGGCTCTCATAATTTTTTTCTTATTTTTCCTGGCAACCGGAGCATCAGCAGAAGACGAAATATATTTTACCATTTTGCATACCAATGATGAACACAGTGCCTTGATTCCACACTCACCGGCTATTGATTATCACCCCGAAAGGGATAATCCAACAGTTGGTGGATTTGCCCGTTTGGCTTCCGCGGTCAATCAGATCAGGGAGGATCGCGAAGCCGTCGGCCAACCGGTTTTACTCTTTTCAGCAGGGGACTATATGGGTGAGTCGCCTTTTAGCTGGCTTATCCCATTGGGTCTGGCTCCGGAACTGAACCTGATGCAGTTGATCGGTTATGATGCAGCAGTTATCGGTAACCATGAATATGATTATGGTCCCGATATTCTGGCAAAATACCTCCTTGAGGCCGGTTATCCGGCAGCTCATGATAAAACCGTGATCATTGCTTCAAATACGGTTGCTCCTTCCGATCACCCGCTTGCCCGGGATGGATTATACCGGAGCAACCATCTTATTACCCTCGACAACGGACTCGTAATCGGAATTTTTGGTTTGATCGGAGAACAGGCTATCTCTTATACAACAGCCAATGAGCCGGTTGAGTTTGCCGATCAGCATGAAACTGCCCGGCAGATGATCGAAGAACTGCAGCAGCAGGGAGCAGATGTGATTATTGCCATTACACACTCCCGGGTTGAAGAAGATCAGGAGCTGGCTCGCGAAGTACCGGGTATTCACCTTATAATCGGCGGTCATTCACATACAGTTCTTGAAGAGCCGGTTATCGAAAACGGGGTGATCATTGTCCAGGCCGGCTCACAGCTTCAATATCTTGGACAGCTGGAACTCGCCTTCAATACAGGCTCAGGCGAGTTAAGGCTTCGTAACGCTGAGGTCAATGATCCTTACCTTATCCCCCTGGATCACAACATACCGATTAATCCCGAGATCAATGAACTGATCGAGCAGTATACTGCGGAACTGAACTACATCATCGCAGCTCGGACTGACGGTAAGTTTCAGCATATACTGGATACGGTTATGCTGTCGAACTTCGAACTCTCAAACAAACCGCCTCTCAAGGAGTCGTCCTTTGGCAACTTTGTATCAGATGCCATGCGCCTTATAACGGAGGAGAAAATTGGCCGGAAGGTAGATTTTGCGATTCAGGCAAACGGGGCAATCAGGGGTAGTGTCAACCCCGGTACCATGCCGCATTCGATGGGAAAAGTTTCTGTCTATGATCTAGTTCAACAGGTTGGTCTCGGCATTGGTCCCGATGGCGAAGCGGGTTATTCTTTGGTTGCGGCTTACCTTACCGGGGAAGAAATCCGGCGCGCCCTGGAGGTGGCGGTTCTTCTTTCTGATATGATGGGGGATACTTTCTTCCTCCAGTTTTCCGGATTGCGTTATGACTATAATCCACAAAACGCCATACTTTTCACCGTACCCATTATGGATTTGCCCATCCCGACAACAAGGGCAGTGATCAGTGCTGAAAGGTATACCGGTGACGGCAGGCAGGGTAATGATGATAGTCAGTACCAGCCCATTGAACGGGGCGACGAGCAACTTTACTGCCTGGTAACCGATTCTTATATTGTATCTTTTCTGCCAATGGTTGGTGAGCTGCTGCCGCAGCTTGAGCTGGTCTTGAAAGACAGTGAAGGAAATCCTGTACCCGAAGATGAATTTGACAGGCTTGTAGTCAGGGTCGATGGGAAGGAGATAAAGGTCTGGGAGGCTGTTCTGGAATATGCAGCGGCACAAACGGTCGGCAATTCGGGATTACCGGAAATCGATTCATATTACTCATCAACAGGAGGCAGGATCAACCCTTCCCGTTCATTCCCCCTGGTTATCCTCCCGATTCTACTTCTGTTACTTATCATCTTCGGAATCTATATGCTGATCAGAAAAATAAGAAGTCGCAGAAAAACCCGTAAAAGTCGTGAGGTAGAATAAATGGATAAAGATCAAAATAGAAGGAATGTCCAGCCGGTTAAATTTTCAAAAAAGGTGGACTGGCTGGATCCAAATCAGGTTGCCACCATACATCAGGCTTCAGTGGATATATTAAGCAAGATCGGAATCAAGATGCCCCACCCAAAAGTTCAACAAATACTGGGTCAGGCAGGTGCAAGAACTAACAGCACAAGCGGAAAAGTATATATCCCCGAAAAGTTAATTGAAGAGGCCATAAAAAAGGCTCCACAGACTTTTACCCTGGCTGCCAGGAACCCGGTTAATGACCTGCCGGTTAATGGTGAGTTTGGATACCTTTCGTTAGATGGGAGCGGGCTGCAGGTAATAGACCTGACCAGTGGAGAACTGCGCAGGTCAACATTGAAGGATCTTGAGGAAGCAGTTACTGTTGCCGATTATTTGAAAGAGATTTCTTTTCTCTGGCCGGTTATCAGCGCCCAGGATCGTCCCAAGAAGAAACAGCCGCTTTATGAATTATACGCCCAGCTGGCCAATTCAACAAAACATGTCCAGGCGATGACTGCGGTTGATCCTGAAGCGGCAGAAGGTTCAATCAGAATTGCCAAAGCAGTTGCCGGAAGCTCCGCGGCTCTGCGAAACCGTCCGATAATCTCTAATTTCCAGTGCAGCATCAGTCCCCTTGCTTACGATCCTGAAGGGCTGGAAGCAGCAATGATCTTTGCCGATGCCGGTATACCAACCGGTTTTTTAACGATGCAGATCGGCTGTTCAACAGCTCCGGCAACCCTGGCCGGCAGTCTGGCCCAGGCTAATGCTGAAATCCTGGCCGGGATTGTCTTCCTCCAAACATATAAACCAGGCTGCCCGACTTTTTACGGTTCATGTGCCACAGTAATGGAACTGCATTCCGGAGCAGTTTGCTGTGGAGGCCCCGAAGACTTTTTGCTGCAGGCAATGTCTGCCCAGATGGCGCGCTACTATAATCTGCCTTCGAATATCGGCACCTTTGCCACCGGTGCTAAAGCATCAAACTGGCATGCCGGAGTTGAAAATGCCCTTTCGGGGATGTCAAGCATAATGGCCGGTGCTGATATGATGTGCGGGGCAGGGTTACTGGCCGGAGCATTAATATTTTCCTTCGAGCAGCTTTTGATGGACTGTGAGATATTTGAAATTATCAGGCGTTCAACCGAAAAGATTATTGTCGATGAAAATACTTTGGCTCTGGAGACAATTGCCGCTGTGGGATCTGACGACCATTTCATGGTTGAACCGCATACCCTGAAGCATATGCGGGAACTCTGGCAGCCTGCAGTAATGAACCGCAGTCCTTATGGCAAATGGCAGACTGAAGGCTGTCGTGAAGCTGAAGAAAATGCCCGGGAAAAGGCCTGGTGGATTCTTGAAAATCACAAGCCTGATCAGCTTGACGATAAGCTTAAGGCTGAAATTATAAACATAATCGAAGATCATAGCCAGCACTAGATAGACATGCTGCAGGAATTATGCTACTTTAGACCATATCACATCATAAGAGCGGAGCTGATATAAGTGCATAATTTAGCCTGGATCAACGGAAATATTGATAATCTGGAAGGTGCAACTGTATCTCTTGAAGATCGCGGTTATCTGTTAGGTGATGGGATATATGAAGTAATCAGAGTTTTTAACAGCAAGCCATTTGCACTTGAAGATCACCTGAACAGACTGCAGAACAGTGCAAAGGCAATAAAAATGGAACTGCCCTATTCGCTGGAAGATATTAACAATGCGATTGTGCAGTTGATTGAAAAAGGTGAGTGTGCGGAGGGCTATCTCTACATTCAGGTTACCAGGGGCATTGCTCAACGCGATCACCTTTTCCCACCTGATGCGAAACCATCAATGATCATGTATATCAGGGAGATGGCTCCACTTCCCGCGCTTGAGGATATAAAACCGGTAAAATGTATCACTCTGCCGGACGAAAGATGGCTCAACTGTTATATCAAGACTGTGAATCTTCTCCCCAACCTGCTGGCCCGCCAGACTGCCGCCGAAGCGGGGGCAGTAGAAGCCATTCTATACCGCCAGGGAGGAATAGTCACTGAAGGAACTCGTTCGAACCTTTTTACAGTAATCGACGGAATAGTCCGTACCCATCCTGCGACTAACTTGATCCTGCATGGAGTTACCAGGAAGATAGTCATAGATATTTTGAAAACCGAGGGTGTAAAGGTATCTGAAACAGCTATCACCCTGGAAGAGCTGAAAAATGTTTCCGAAGCCTGGCTGACTTCGACGACAATGGATGTTAACCCGATAGGCTGGATTGATGAATGTCCTGTCGGTGATTCTGCCCCCGGACCGATCTGCCGGAACCTGATGAATCAGTTCAGGGCTAAAGTTATGCAACTCTATTAGGAGGGTTACTCTTGCAGGCTAAAGTTGCCACAATAGCTTCATACTTAGAAGACCTTGCACCCCGATCCTTTGCCCTTCCGGGCGATAATGTGGGCCTGCAGGTAGGCAGCTTCGATAAATCCGTAGAGAAAATATATGTTGGCCTTGACCCCGACCCGGAAGTGATAAATGATGCTCTGGCCATGGGCGCCGATCTACTTGTTACTCATCATCCATTCTATTACCAACCCCTTTCAGTAATTGATACTGCTTCCCCGACCGGCATGCTTACATCCCTGGCTCTGAAAAATGAACTGAGTATTTATAGTGCTCATACTAATTACGATTGCACCTTTGAAGGTGTCAGCTATCAGCTGGCCAGGGCAATGGGAATCAATTATCGGGAATCGTCGGTTATAGAGATCACCGGCAGCGATCAGCTCCTTAAACTGGTAGTATTCGTGCCGGTTGGTTACGAAGATACTGTTCGAAATGCCCTTTCCGCTTCGGGAGCAGGACATATAGGCAAATACAGCCACTGCACATTCCAGGTGGCAGGAACGGGAACTTTTATGCCTGAAGAAGGGGCAAAACCTTTTTTGGGCAGCAGCGGTAACCTGGAAAAAGTTGAAGAAATTCGCATTGAAACTATCTTACCCGCGAGTAAAAAAACTTTGGTTGTTGAAGCTTTAAAAGTTTCTCACCCCTACGAAGAAATTGCTTATGACCTGTATCCCCTGGCCCTGGAAGGAAATCCGGTCGGCCTGGGATTGATCCTTGATCTGGATGAACCTATGGATATAACCGGAATTCTGGAGATCTGCCGGGAAAGTCTGATCAGTGAAGATATCCGCTATTACACCGGTAACCAAAAAGAATATAATAGAATTGCCTTGTGTGGGGGCAGTGGTGGATCATTAATTGAGAAAGCCGCTCTGGCAGGGGCTGAAATATTTGTCAGCGGAGATTTTCGCTATCATGACTTAAAATTCGCACAGGGATTGAACCTGGATATTATCGATGCCGGACATGAAGCGACAGAATGGCCGGCGGTAATTTACCTGCGCGAGTACCTGGAGCAACGTCTGGAGTCAGATAGCTATAAGACAGAAGTATACCTTCAAACTTCTCTCCATACACAATGGAACAAACTGCAGGGTAGGTGAAAGCCTACCCTGTTACTTTTTAAAGGAGGCAAAGAAAAGAGTGCAGCTTAAATTACTTTGGGAACTACAGGAGTTGGATTTATCCATCAGGGAGTTGGATCAAAAAATCGAAAATGCGCCACTGCAAAGTGGAGTTGATGAAACAGAACAAGAGGTTGAAGAAGAAAAAAATGCTCTTGGCGAGCTTGAAAACCAGCTAAAAGCAGATCGGAAAACGATGAGGCAGTTGGAGATGGATACCCAGAAAATTGATGATGACCGGAAGGAGCTAACCGATAACCTCTACAGCGGCAAAGTTACGAATGTAAAAGAGTTGGAACAGATGCACCGCAAACTGGATCTGTTGGCAGCAGAAAAAAAGAAACTGGAAGACAAGATCATTGTTTTGATGGAATCAATTGAGGAACAGGAGAAAGCGATCGCCGATTTAGATAGCAAACTGCAGGGAAGTGTAAGAGAACTTGAGAAAAAGAAAAACACCCTGGCGGCGGATCTCGAACGGTTTA encodes:
- a CDS encoding glucose 1-dehydrogenase — translated: MKRLVGKVALVTGAGREKGIGFTCARRLAEEGASVALADLAVLSEQGRGSDETENQLYDLTEIISDMGVGALAIEVDVTDPDSVQKMIEQVKDKFGRLDILVNNAGTIIDPAPLALTDPEAWRKTIEVNLTGTMLCCRAAAPLMMCNEEGGKIINMSSRAARSGAIWMHAYCASKAGVIGLTRSMSLELAPFKICVNALCPGEIDTEMKRWGWGKEATIKGKTVEEIADEAAKATPLGRVGTAEDVAAAVAFFASPDADYMTGEILNITGGNGIRPLL
- a CDS encoding XdhC/CoxI family protein, which produces MSFYREISSLLKEGKPSVLVTVISSDKNYDLIGKQLVISEGKILYSNVNQMLAEVIYQIVSPIAEGGENFTLKTELPSGDQIEVFIHAYSPHPRLIILGGGHIGAALCRIASNLDFEIILIDDRPAFASRELHPHAHRLICEHFGDALDSIESTFADYIVIVTRGHKHDRYCLEKSLGRKAAYIGMIGSKSRVRAQLNELRELGYTEEELSRVHSPIGLPIGAVSEGEIAISILAEIIQERRSTSSDEAIQQDILQELVRIEEDKQKAALVTLVKTLGSTPRKTGSQLLIFPDGSLKGTIGGGCSEAGVRQEALTRLDHQEQGVMRLDLTGDVAADEGMACGGIMEIFIELLP
- a CDS encoding bifunctional metallophosphatase/5'-nucleotidase; the encoded protein is MTEKAKPAISFFSKIRFLRQSRALMALIIFFLFFLATGASAEDEIYFTILHTNDEHSALIPHSPAIDYHPERDNPTVGGFARLASAVNQIREDREAVGQPVLLFSAGDYMGESPFSWLIPLGLAPELNLMQLIGYDAAVIGNHEYDYGPDILAKYLLEAGYPAAHDKTVIIASNTVAPSDHPLARDGLYRSNHLITLDNGLVIGIFGLIGEQAISYTTANEPVEFADQHETARQMIEELQQQGADVIIAITHSRVEEDQELAREVPGIHLIIGGHSHTVLEEPVIENGVIIVQAGSQLQYLGQLELAFNTGSGELRLRNAEVNDPYLIPLDHNIPINPEINELIEQYTAELNYIIAARTDGKFQHILDTVMLSNFELSNKPPLKESSFGNFVSDAMRLITEEKIGRKVDFAIQANGAIRGSVNPGTMPHSMGKVSVYDLVQQVGLGIGPDGEAGYSLVAAYLTGEEIRRALEVAVLLSDMMGDTFFLQFSGLRYDYNPQNAILFTVPIMDLPIPTTRAVISAERYTGDGRQGNDDSQYQPIERGDEQLYCLVTDSYIVSFLPMVGELLPQLELVLKDSEGNPVPEDEFDRLVVRVDGKEIKVWEAVLEYAAAQTVGNSGLPEIDSYYSSTGGRINPSRSFPLVILPILLLLLIIFGIYMLIRKIRSRRKTRKSREVE
- a CDS encoding trimethylamine methyltransferase family protein; translated protein: MDKDQNRRNVQPVKFSKKVDWLDPNQVATIHQASVDILSKIGIKMPHPKVQQILGQAGARTNSTSGKVYIPEKLIEEAIKKAPQTFTLAARNPVNDLPVNGEFGYLSLDGSGLQVIDLTSGELRRSTLKDLEEAVTVADYLKEISFLWPVISAQDRPKKKQPLYELYAQLANSTKHVQAMTAVDPEAAEGSIRIAKAVAGSSAALRNRPIISNFQCSISPLAYDPEGLEAAMIFADAGIPTGFLTMQIGCSTAPATLAGSLAQANAEILAGIVFLQTYKPGCPTFYGSCATVMELHSGAVCCGGPEDFLLQAMSAQMARYYNLPSNIGTFATGAKASNWHAGVENALSGMSSIMAGADMMCGAGLLAGALIFSFEQLLMDCEIFEIIRRSTEKIIVDENTLALETIAAVGSDDHFMVEPHTLKHMRELWQPAVMNRSPYGKWQTEGCREAEENAREKAWWILENHKPDQLDDKLKAEIINIIEDHSQH
- the dat gene encoding D-amino-acid transaminase translates to MHNLAWINGNIDNLEGATVSLEDRGYLLGDGIYEVIRVFNSKPFALEDHLNRLQNSAKAIKMELPYSLEDINNAIVQLIEKGECAEGYLYIQVTRGIAQRDHLFPPDAKPSMIMYIREMAPLPALEDIKPVKCITLPDERWLNCYIKTVNLLPNLLARQTAAEAGAVEAILYRQGGIVTEGTRSNLFTVIDGIVRTHPATNLILHGVTRKIVIDILKTEGVKVSETAITLEELKNVSEAWLTSTTMDVNPIGWIDECPVGDSAPGPICRNLMNQFRAKVMQLY
- a CDS encoding Nif3-like dinuclear metal center hexameric protein, which encodes MQAKVATIASYLEDLAPRSFALPGDNVGLQVGSFDKSVEKIYVGLDPDPEVINDALAMGADLLVTHHPFYYQPLSVIDTASPTGMLTSLALKNELSIYSAHTNYDCTFEGVSYQLARAMGINYRESSVIEITGSDQLLKLVVFVPVGYEDTVRNALSASGAGHIGKYSHCTFQVAGTGTFMPEEGAKPFLGSSGNLEKVEEIRIETILPASKKTLVVEALKVSHPYEEIAYDLYPLALEGNPVGLGLILDLDEPMDITGILEICRESLISEDIRYYTGNQKEYNRIALCGGSGGSLIEKAALAGAEIFVSGDFRYHDLKFAQGLNLDIIDAGHEATEWPAVIYLREYLEQRLESDSYKTEVYLQTSLHTQWNKLQGR